The nucleotide sequence AACCGACGCCGGAGATCCAGCACGTTGCCCTGTATGGCAACTGCATACTGTTTACTCCAATGAGGAAACAAAACAATGGGTTGATAAGGGTTGTAAATCCGCTGGTATTGGATGTCTCGAGTGCAAGCAACCGGTAATTGATTCAATTTTGGCTGAGCAGCAACCGATGTTTGAACGTGCACAGAAGTATTTGGATGATCCTAGTTTGCTGCGTTCCATCATTGCCGATGGTTGCGATAAAGCACGCAAGGTTGCTCAAGAAACCATGCGTGAGGTTCGCGAAGCAATGGGCCTTGCTTACGATTGAGCCTTGATCTTGCCTAGCCCGCACGATGCCATTTTGAATGCCTCTCCTTGGGTAAGGAGGTTTGCGCCCCTCATAGCAAAAGGCGGGGTGGTGCTGGATTTAGCTTGCGGATCAGGTCGGCATTCTGAATTCCTAGCCAACATGGGTCATGATGTCCTAGCGGTTGATCAAGATGTCACAGCGGTAGGTTCTGTTGGGAACCCTTTAATCACTCCAAAGAATCTCAATCTTGAACAGGCTGATTGGCCTCTGATTGGTTCGGAGTTCATTGCGATCGTAGTGACAAACTACCTCTATCGACCGCACTTAGACCAATTACCCAAAATGCTGCAAAAGGGTGGTGTTTTGATCTACGAAACCTTTGCCCTGGGAAATGGGGAATTTGGTAAGCCATCCAACCCTAATTTCCTGCTAAATCCAGGGGAATTACTCGCTTTTGCCTCTTGTCATGGTCTTAAGGTAGTGGCTTATGAGGATATTTATGTAGATCAACCCAAACCAGCTATGGTTCAGCGCCTGTGCGCGGTAAAAGGTGAGCTAAAACAGCGCATTCCGTTACAATTTCAGGGTTAAGACAGCTAAAAATCGGTGCATATTCGGTGACAAATACAGCTCATTCCAAAGGTAGCAAAAAGCCCATCGCTGGCAGCATGCCGGCTATCGTGACTCCCATGTTCGAAGATGGCAGCTTGGATTACGCTAGCTTGCGTTCATTGTTGGATTGGCATGTGTCTGAAGGTACTGACGGCATTGTGATTGTTGGCACTAGCGGTGAGTCTCCAACAGTTTCTGTTGAAGAGCATTGCGAGCTCATTCGCGTGACAGTCGAGCAAATTGCCGGACGTATTCCAGTGATTGCCGGTACCGGCGGTAACTCTACGATTGAAGCGATTGAGTTAACCAAATTTGCTAAGCAGGTTGGCGCGGATGCCAGCTTGCAGGTAGTACCGTATTACAACAAGCCAACCCAAGATGGTATGTTTGCGCACTTTAAAAAGATTGCAGAGTCGGTGGATTTGCCAGTGATTTTGTATAACGTTCCCGGTAGAACGGTTGCTGATTTGGCTGGTGATACTGTGGTTCGTTTAGCGGGTGTGCCAGGCATCATCGGTATTAAAGAGGCAACAGGCAGCTTAGAGCGTGGCACCTTATTGATCAATGATCTCAAGTGTGCCGGCCATCAAGACTTCTCCGTATTTTCTGGCGATGATCTCACGGCCGCCATGCTCATGTTGATGGGCGGTAAAGGTAATATTTCTGTCACGGCTAATATTGCTCCACGCTTGATGCATGAGCTCTGCGTAGCCGCTATGTCAGATGATGTGAAAAGAACCCGTGAAATTCAATATCAATTGATTGCAGTTCATAAGGCCATGTTCACAGAGGCCAACCCAATCCCCGTGAAGTGGGCATTGCATGAAATGGGCAAGATTACTGCTGGCATTCGTTTGCCATTAACACCTTTAAGCATTTCTTTGCGTGAGCCTTTGAAGGCAGCGT is from Polynucleobacter sp. MWH-S4W17 and encodes:
- a CDS encoding bifunctional 2-polyprenyl-6-hydroxyphenol methylase/3-demethylubiquinol 3-O-methyltransferase UbiG codes for the protein MPSPHDAILNASPWVRRFAPLIAKGGVVLDLACGSGRHSEFLANMGHDVLAVDQDVTAVGSVGNPLITPKNLNLEQADWPLIGSEFIAIVVTNYLYRPHLDQLPKMLQKGGVLIYETFALGNGEFGKPSNPNFLLNPGELLAFASCHGLKVVAYEDIYVDQPKPAMVQRLCAVKGELKQRIPLQFQG
- the dapA gene encoding 4-hydroxy-tetrahydrodipicolinate synthase; the protein is MPAIVTPMFEDGSLDYASLRSLLDWHVSEGTDGIVIVGTSGESPTVSVEEHCELIRVTVEQIAGRIPVIAGTGGNSTIEAIELTKFAKQVGADASLQVVPYYNKPTQDGMFAHFKKIAESVDLPVILYNVPGRTVADLAGDTVVRLAGVPGIIGIKEATGSLERGTLLINDLKCAGHQDFSVFSGDDLTAAMLMLMGGKGNISVTANIAPRLMHELCVAAMSDDVKRTREIQYQLIAVHKAMFTEANPIPVKWALHEMGKITAGIRLPLTPLSISLREPLKAALKQANLL